The following coding sequences are from one Salvelinus namaycush isolate Seneca chromosome 23, SaNama_1.0, whole genome shotgun sequence window:
- the LOC120018195 gene encoding synergin gamma-like isoform X6: protein MALRPGSGGGGSFIYPVGGGLGPPQGMMPMQQQQQQQGFPGMVQVQMQPNMQGMMGMNFGGQMPPGAMPMQGGMAMGMQAPGMQFMGQPQFMSMRGPGPQYTADMQKQMAEEHQKRLEQQQRMLEEDRKRRQFEEQKQKLRLLSSVKPKGQMGASRDDALEAIKGNLDGFSRDAKMHPTPSSHPKKPGVGGYPQQEHIQPMVPGWLYNDSLIPEMFKKVLQFTMTPGGIDTAKLYPILMSSGLPREALGQIWASANRTTPGMLTKEELYTVLALIGVAQSGLPAMNVEILSQFPSPPVPNLPALAMAMAPVIQHQHQQPMMTQPPVPVSMAMPTPAPAVMGRAPPAAPLPSAQPPTNFITNFPHVQGKADDDDFQDFQEAPRAGGGDQSFTEFQGETFPTTTSSLHQNSAPAILTPVSGSSSSSSDKYAVFKQLSVEEPPEPTQPAADFDGDKYSVFRQLEPPGDRKPVGEGFADFKSVSVDDGFTDFKTADSISPLEPPDQAKMFQPAFPPAFPNSQSLPQLQHQLHQQQQPAVSLSQPKSPLNMADLDLFSSMAPSVPTPAEIKPSPFPSVPPSLVLPPGRAKPPGGGAEDFGDFSLFGPTSSSEAAPIGPDVGGGVAASHDDFADFMAFGSSGGEAKGEGLRSGEGRARGRGETITTPQRPQQGSDKYDVFKQLSQEGGLAYDDNKHSAGGSFSSLRSEADDFTDFQSSKFCTALGASEKSLVDKVAAFKQGGKEDSASVKSLDLPSIGGSSVGKEDSEDALSVQLDMKLSDMGGDLKHVMSDSSLDLPGLSTHHTPAAEGDDMKFDPFGTSAVSRLASYDWSEREECLSAQGQAKKHLVLDSVGVSSSFPSSDIVHRKETPFGSTENIPITHTCQTKITTFSTEDSVSTDSKFEAFADFGSCEPVGLGGDEDDDFGDFASTVSEKSDSPAAEPGSEGNLNEASDEFGAFQGDKAKFGKSDFLKASSQTKVKSSEEMIKSELATFDLSVQGSHKRSHSLGEKEIGRSPPSPAPEQPFRDRSSTLSEKKPALPVIRDKYKDLTGEVEESERYAYEWQRCLVSALQVITKANNTLNSISSSTVCTEVIQSAQGMEYLLGVVEVYRVTKRVELGIKATAVCSEKLQQLLKDISRVWNNLMGFMSLANLAPDESSLDFSSCILRHGIKNAKELACGVCLLNVDSRSKALAKDHDRRLRAFNSETDNFKLLYGGHQYHASCANFWINCVEPKPPGLILPDLL from the exons TTTTATTTATCCTGTTGGAGGGGGCCTGGGACCGCCACAAG GTATGATGCCCatgcagcaacagcagcaacaacagggATTCCCTGGTATGGTTCAAGTCCAAATGCAGCCCAACATGCAAGGAATGATGGGAATGAACTTCGGAGGCCAGATGCCTCCTGGTGCCATGCCTATGcag GGTGGGATGGCCATGGGAATGCAGGCCCCTGGGATGCAGTTCATGGGCCAGCCACAGTTCATGAGCATGAGGGGCCCCGGGCCCCAGTACACTGCCGACATGCAGAAACAGATGGCCGAGGAACACCA gAAGCGTCTGGAGCAGCAGCAGCGGATGctggaggaggacaggaagaggaggcagTTTGAGGAGCAGAAACAGAAGCTGAGGCTGCTGAGCAGCGTCAAACCCAAG GGACAGATGGGGGCGAGTCGGGACGACGCGCTGGAGGCCATCAAAGGCAACCTGGACGGGTTCAGCAGAGACGCCAAGATGCACCCCACGCCATCCTCACACCCCAAGAAGCCAG GTGTTGGTGGTTACCCTCAACAAGAGCACATCCAGCCCATGGTACCAGGCTGGCTCTACAACGACAGCCTCATCCCAG AGATGTTCAAAAAGGTCCTGCAGTTCACCATGACTCCGGGGGGCATCGACACAGCCAAGCTCTACCCCATCCTGATGTCATCAGGCCTGCCCAGGGAAGCACTGGGCCAGATCTGGGCCTCAGCCAATCGCACCACGCCTGGCATGCTGACCAAGGAGGAGCTCTACACAGTCCTGGCTCTGATTGGTGTGGCACAG AGTGGTCTTCCAGCCATGAATGTGGAGATCCTGAGCCAGTTCCCCTCTCCCCCGGTGCCCAACCTGCCTGCCCTGGCCATGGCTATGGCCCCTGTCATCCAGCACCAACACCAGCAGCCCATGATGACTCAGCCCCCTGTCCCTGTGTCCATGGCCATGCCTACACCAGCACCAGCAGTCATGGGCAGGGCTCCTCCTGCTGCTCCTTTACCCTCCGCCCAACCACCCACCAACTTCATCACCAACTTCCCACATGTGCAG GGGAAAGCAGACGATGATGACTTCCAGGACTTCCAGGAGGCCCCCAGGGCAGGAGGAGGGGATCAGTCCTTCACTGAATTCCAGGGGGAAACCTTCCCCACCACCACATCCTCTCTGCACCAGAACAG TGCTCCTGCCATTCTGACTCCGGTCTCTGGCTCCTCCTCGTCATCCTCTGATAAGTATGCTGTCTTCAAGCAGCTCTCTGTGGAGGAGCCTCCAGAGCCCACTCAGCCTGCCGCAG ATTTTGACGGAGACAAATACAGTGTGTTCCGACAGCTGGAGCCACCAGGTGACAGGAAACCAGTAG GGGAAGGATTTGCCGATTTCAAGTCTGTCAGTGTGGATGATGGCTTCACAGACTTTAAAACCGCCGACAGCATCTCTCCACTAGAACCTCCAGACCAGGCCAAGATGTTTCAGCCAGCCTTCCCTCCTGCTTTCCCTAACTCTCAGTCTCTACCGCAACTACAACACCAgctacatcaacaacaacaaccagcagtctctctctctcagcctaaAAGCCCTCTCAACATGGCTGACCTGGATCTCTTCTCCTCTATGGCTCCCTCAGTCCCCACCCCTGCTGAGATCAAGCCCAGTCCCTTCCCCTCTGTGCCCCCCTCTCTAGTGCTCCCACCAGGCAGGGCCAAGCCCCCCGGGGGCGGGGCCGAGGACTTTGGTGACTTTTCCCTTTTTGGCCCCACCTCCTCTTCTGAGGCTGCTCCTATTGGCCCTGATGTGGGAGGGGGTGTGGCAGCGTCTCATGATGACTTTGCAGACTTCATGGCTTTCGGCAGCTCTGGGGGGGAGGCCAAGGGTGAGGGGTTGaggtctggagaggggagggcacgggggagaggagagaccatCACCACTCCACAGCGCCCCCAGCAGGGCTCTGACAAGTATGACGTGTTCAAGCAGCTGTCTCAGGAAGGAGGCCTGGCATATGACGACAACAAGCACAGCGCCGGCGGCTCGTTCTCTTCCCTCAGGAGCGAAGCAGATGACTTCACCGACTTCCAGTCGTCCAAGTTTTGCACAGCGCTGGGGGCCTCGGAGAAGAGCCTAGTGGATAAGGTGGCAGCCTTCAAACAAGGAGGCAAGGAGGACTCGGCTTCAGTCAAGTCCCTAGACCTCCCATCCATCGGGGGCAGCAGCGTGGGCAAGGAGGACTCTGAGGACGCTCTGTCAGTGCAGCTGGACATGAAGCTGTCAGACATGGGCGGAGACCTGAAGCACGTGATGTCAGACAGCTCTCTGGATCTGCCGGGCCTCTCGACCCACCATACCCCTGCCGCAG AAGGAGACGACATGAAGTTTGACCCCTTCGGAACGTCAGCAGTCAGCAGGCTGGCCAGCTATGATTGGTCAGAAAGAGAGGAATGCCTGTCTGCTCAGGGTCAGGCCAAGAAGCATCTGGTCCTGGACAGTGTTGGTGtttcctcctctttcccttccTCAGACATAGTCCACAGGAAGGAGACGCCGTTCGGCAGCACAGAAAACATCCCCATCACACACACCTGCCAGACGAAGATCACCACCTTCTCAACAGAGGATAGTGTGTCGACCGACAGCAAGTTTGAGGCCTTTGCTGACTTTGGATCTTGTGAGCCGGTAGGTTTGGGTGGGGACGAGGATGATGACTTTGGGGACTTTGCCAGCACGGTGTCGGAGAAGTCAGACTCCCCCGCGGCCGAGCCGGGCTCCGAGGGGAACCTGAACGAGGCCTCAGATGAGTTCGGGGCCTTTCAGGGGGACAAGGCCAAGTTTGGGAAGTCAGACTTTCTGAAGGCCAGCTCTCAGACCAAGGTCAAGTCCAGTGAAGAGATGATCAAGAGTGAACTCGCCACCTTTGACCTCTCTGTACAAG GCTCCCACAAGCGTAGCCACAGTTTGGGGGAGAAGGAGATTGGGCGCTCGCCCCCCTCCCCGGCCCCGGAGCAGCCCTTCAGAGACCGCTCCAGCACCCTGAGTGAGAAGAAGCCTGCCCTGCCCGTCATCAGAGACAAGTACAAGGACCTGACTGGGGAGGTGGAG GAGAGTGAGCGCTATGCATATGAGTGGCAGAGGTGTCTGGTGAGTGCTCTACAG GTCATCACTAAAGCCAACAACACCCTGAACAGCATCAGCAGCTCTACTGTTTGCACTGAGGTCATCCAGTCTGCTCAGGGCATGGAGTACCTGctgg gtgtggtggaggtgtacCGCGTGACCAAGCGTGTGGAGCTGGGTATCAAGGCCACAGCCGTGTGTTCTGAGAAGCTGCAGCAGCTGCTGAAGGACATCAGCCGCGTCTGGAACAACCTCATGGGCTTCATGTCCCTGGCCAACCTGGCG CCTGATGAGAGCTCGCTGGACTTCTCCTCCTGTATCCTGAGACACGGCATCAAGAACGCCAAGGAGCTGGCCTGTGGGGTGTGCCTACTCAACGTGGACTCACGCAGCAag GCACTGGCTAAAGACCATGACAGGAGGTTAAGG GCTTTCAACTCAGAGACAGACAACTTCAAACTGCTGTACGGGGGCCACCAGTACCACGCCAGCTGTGCCAATTTTTGGATTAACTGCGTGGAGCCCAAACCGCCGGGCCTCATTCTGCCCGACCTGCTCTGA